Proteins from a single region of bacterium:
- the murA gene encoding UDP-N-acetylglucosamine 1-carboxyvinyltransferase — translation MDAIVIRGGAILNGEVEVSGSKNAALPLLFATLLTRERCVLRNVPALADIRTALAVLRHLGAQVTESPDGHEIVVEARDIVTTEAPYELVKTMRASFLVLGPILARFGRARVSTPGGCAIGARPVDLHLAGLERMGARLRMVEGYVEAEADRLRGAKIVLDFPSVGATQQLMMAAALAAGTTVLENAACEPENVCLARALQVMGARVEGAGSSVVTIEGRPELLDGAEIGVIPDRIEAGTYMVAAAITGGSVRVRGARVDHLDAFVEKLRETGVVVVEEEGAVRVEANGHLRAVEVKTMPFPGFPTDLQAQFMALMTRADGTSTFTETVFENRMLHAAELARMGANIRVQGNVASVHGPATLSGAPVMATDLRASVCLVLAGLAARGTTRISRVYHLDRGYEHIEAKLGALGADVQRVREAAA, via the coding sequence ATGGACGCGATCGTGATCCGGGGGGGCGCCATTCTGAACGGCGAGGTGGAGGTGAGCGGCTCGAAGAACGCCGCGTTGCCGCTGCTGTTCGCGACGCTGCTCACGCGCGAGCGCTGCGTGCTGCGCAACGTCCCCGCGCTCGCCGACATCCGCACCGCGCTCGCCGTGCTGCGCCATCTGGGCGCGCAGGTGACGGAGAGCCCGGACGGGCACGAGATCGTCGTCGAGGCGCGCGACATCGTGACCACCGAGGCGCCGTACGAGCTGGTGAAGACGATGCGCGCGTCGTTCCTCGTGCTGGGCCCGATCCTGGCGCGCTTCGGGCGCGCGCGCGTGTCGACCCCGGGCGGCTGCGCCATCGGCGCGCGGCCGGTCGATCTCCACCTCGCCGGCCTCGAGCGCATGGGCGCCCGGCTGCGCATGGTCGAGGGGTACGTCGAGGCCGAGGCCGATCGGCTCCGCGGCGCGAAGATCGTGCTCGACTTCCCCTCGGTGGGCGCGACGCAGCAGCTCATGATGGCGGCGGCGCTCGCCGCCGGCACGACGGTGCTCGAGAACGCGGCCTGCGAGCCCGAGAACGTCTGCCTCGCGCGCGCGCTCCAGGTGATGGGCGCCCGCGTCGAGGGCGCGGGCTCGTCGGTGGTGACGATCGAGGGGCGGCCGGAGCTGCTCGACGGCGCCGAGATCGGCGTCATCCCCGATCGCATCGAGGCCGGCACGTACATGGTGGCGGCGGCGATCACCGGCGGCTCGGTGCGCGTGCGCGGCGCGCGCGTCGACCACCTCGACGCCTTCGTCGAGAAGCTGCGCGAGACCGGCGTCGTGGTCGTGGAAGAGGAGGGCGCGGTGCGCGTCGAGGCCAACGGCCACCTGCGCGCCGTCGAGGTGAAGACCATGCCGTTCCCGGGCTTCCCCACCGACCTGCAGGCGCAGTTCATGGCGCTCATGACGCGCGCCGACGGCACCAGCACGTTCACCGAGACGGTCTTCGAGAACCGCATGCTGCACGCCGCCGAGCTGGCACGCATGGGGGCCAACATCCGCGTCCAGGGCAACGTCGCCAGCGTGCACGGCCCGGCGACGCTCTCCGGCGCGCCGGTCATGGCGACGGATCTCCGCGCCAGCGTCTGCCTCGTGCTGGCGGGGCTCGCGGCGCGCGGCACGACGCGCATCAGCCGCGTCTACCACCTCGATCGCGGCTACGAGCACATCGAGGCGAAGCTCGGCGCCCTCGGTGCCGACGTCCAACGCGTCCGGGAGGCGGCGGCGTGA
- the hisD gene encoding histidinol dehydrogenase, with amino-acid sequence MTSARALVFDAGTAAAKDRLARLERRGETAGAAVEQRVQAIIAAVRRRGDAALCELTRRFDGVKLTPARLRVPADDLAAAFRDLPAATRRDLATAARRIRAFHARQRERSWTFRDATGARLGQMIRPLQRVGVYVPGGRAAYPSTVLMTVVPARVAGVDEVIAVSPAGAAGYAPITLAACHVAGVDALFRVGGAQAVAALAYGTKSVLRVDKIVGPGNLWVATAKRLVYGQVDIDAIAGPSEVVILADRAADAEHVAADMLAQAEHDPQAAAICITPDRRLALRVAGALDRQTAALSRRAIVTRSLQRYGAIVVVPSMADGVALAERLAPEHLGLAVRRPRRLLPQLRSAGAIFVGGFAPEALGDYVAGPNHVLPTGGTARFASPLGVYDFVKRTSLIEAGPRTLRRLGPTVARLARLEGLDAHARSVEIRLAGNGGTR; translated from the coding sequence GTGACGAGCGCCCGCGCGCTCGTCTTCGACGCGGGCACGGCCGCGGCGAAGGACCGGCTCGCGCGCCTCGAGCGCCGCGGCGAGACCGCCGGCGCCGCCGTCGAGCAGCGCGTGCAGGCGATCATCGCCGCCGTGCGCCGCCGCGGCGACGCCGCGCTCTGCGAGCTCACCCGCCGCTTCGACGGGGTGAAGCTCACGCCCGCGCGCCTGCGCGTCCCCGCCGACGACCTCGCGGCCGCGTTCCGCGACCTGCCGGCGGCGACGCGCCGCGATCTCGCGACCGCGGCGCGCCGTATTCGCGCCTTCCACGCCCGCCAGCGCGAGCGCTCGTGGACGTTCCGCGACGCCACCGGCGCGCGCCTCGGCCAGATGATCCGCCCGCTCCAGCGCGTCGGCGTCTACGTGCCCGGCGGGCGCGCCGCGTATCCGTCCACGGTGCTCATGACCGTGGTCCCGGCGCGGGTCGCGGGCGTCGACGAGGTGATCGCCGTCTCGCCCGCCGGCGCCGCCGGCTACGCGCCGATCACGCTCGCGGCCTGCCACGTGGCCGGCGTCGACGCGCTCTTCCGCGTCGGCGGCGCGCAGGCGGTGGCGGCGCTCGCCTACGGCACGAAGAGCGTGCTGCGCGTCGACAAGATCGTCGGCCCGGGCAACCTCTGGGTGGCGACGGCGAAGCGGCTCGTCTACGGCCAGGTCGACATCGACGCCATCGCCGGGCCGAGCGAGGTCGTGATCCTCGCCGACCGCGCCGCCGACGCGGAGCACGTCGCCGCCGACATGCTGGCGCAGGCCGAGCACGACCCGCAGGCCGCGGCGATCTGCATCACGCCCGACCGCCGGCTCGCGCTGCGCGTCGCCGGCGCGCTCGACCGGCAGACGGCCGCGCTGTCGCGCCGTGCGATCGTGACGCGCTCGCTCCAGCGCTACGGCGCGATCGTCGTCGTGCCGTCGATGGCGGACGGCGTCGCGCTGGCCGAGCGGCTGGCGCCGGAGCACCTCGGCCTCGCGGTGCGGCGTCCGCGCCGCCTGCTGCCGCAGCTACGCTCCGCCGGCGCGATCTTCGTCGGCGGCTTCGCGCCCGAGGCGCTCGGCGACTACGTCGCCGGCCCGAACCACGTCCTGCCGACCGGCGGCACGGCGCGGTTCGCGTCGCCGCTCGGGGTCTACGATTTCGTGAAGCGCACGAGCCTCATCGAGGCCGGGCCGCGCACGCTGCGCCGCCTCGGGCCAACCGTCGCGCGGTTGGCGCGGCTCGAAGGCCTCGACGCGCACGCCCGCTCGGTCGAGATCCGGCTCGCCGGCAACGGAGGAACCCGCTGA
- the hisB gene encoding imidazoleglycerol-phosphate dehydratase HisB produces the protein MALAARRAPARGRGRTAQVARKTKETDITLRLGLDGAGQAKVDTGVPFLNHMLDLLAKHGLFDLTIAARGDVDIDDHHTVEDVGLVLGQALREALGDKAGIRRFGEATVPLDEALVQIVVDLSGRPFLVYDVKIKQAKIGQFDVELIHDFLLALVNQAGMNLHVRMLSGRNPHHIVEATFKGLARALDLATQRDPRVRGVLSTKGTLDG, from the coding sequence ATGGCACTCGCTGCACGTCGCGCCCCCGCGCGTGGCCGGGGTCGTACGGCCCAGGTCGCGCGCAAGACCAAGGAGACGGACATCACGCTGCGCCTGGGCCTCGACGGCGCCGGCCAGGCGAAGGTCGACACCGGCGTGCCGTTCCTGAACCACATGCTCGACCTGCTCGCGAAGCACGGGCTCTTCGACCTGACGATCGCGGCGCGCGGCGACGTCGACATCGACGACCACCACACCGTGGAGGACGTCGGGCTCGTGCTCGGCCAGGCCCTGCGCGAGGCACTCGGCGACAAGGCCGGCATCCGCCGCTTCGGCGAGGCCACGGTGCCGCTCGACGAGGCGCTCGTGCAGATCGTCGTCGACCTCTCGGGCCGCCCGTTCCTCGTCTACGACGTGAAGATCAAGCAGGCGAAGATCGGCCAGTTCGACGTCGAGCTGATCCACGACTTCCTGCTCGCGCTGGTGAACCAGGCCGGCATGAACCTCCACGTCCGCATGCTCTCGGGCCGCAACCCGCACCACATCGTCGAGGCCACGTTCAAGGGCCTCGCCCGCGCGCTCGACCTCGCCACCCAGCGCGATCCGCGCGTGCGCGGCGTGCTGTCGACGAAGGGGACGCTCGACGGGTGA